Proteins co-encoded in one Amia ocellicauda isolate fAmiCal2 unplaced genomic scaffold, fAmiCal2.hap1 HAP1_SCAFFOLD_117, whole genome shotgun sequence genomic window:
- the LOC136721594 gene encoding maestro heat-like repeat-containing protein family member 1 isoform X2 yields MEHFEALVKMFDLQRALESGATEQQVLEKVVAFSDVADPEDFFLWGVGFLRRDHEVAHEAVLQAMGKVLTSHIEAISPSTAGKAFAVVSEKLGRDANEPPERRQAASDILLVLGSRFLEEVLAALDILLRADVDADPMLLTTLGRLSRANVLTDFSESIQDFFSGPRGSSDPTLRKQDFFPILDTVYSSFQMWNRFERNLQVHDAVINALASLTPLLSPATLRANLRGLIDTTVVMYRQRSDGEALVKNVRCIILAALGTDRKIIRPSVFPLLRSLHQEIRARRESRLPVDAVLSVVTLLATAFPKLVASLLIQLLKCTSEPSRAAAGVILAHLLSAAGNTQPIPGQPSFPRDSSSACFRVLQAGRAKLTKQVPEILDALQTCLPHLADRQLRVVARLVSHCPEELVETLLNRALPLDRALPLDRSICALWRALSSDSKLSRKLLAFLLGKLSASPAGRQTLAVITAVQELLAAPEQKRPFQRVFPRLFGTLLLRMGLSEDIRETMLAVRALVLQAQLGTVSEQLEQEEAWAELPSAESHTEGVRLLARAMAQHGGSHLPGIVKVLVPFLSSDQEQHRVALTAFFSELLCGSEKHLRAMLLKNLKLRAQDPSVPVRLQLFQGLQRATATQVEERSRELLAFLGSGLQDADVADRQVVLGALSALSQLLPNLRRDGVCRDVLADVLLRVTALWEREDEALRCAGATMLGELCRCQAVTAHIREELQEALVRLVLHLPDSSPKVCKTYHLTLNNTGSVPELGTISRLIYKNKQEQGLDFRTFLDDLAFWASNFPEALGWSFSCALDCLSSRFPGVRACAAIFTECLIKNAPQSLLSRRWMDQSIAALTRALQEESDAQARSCASQALEYCTASQRQRPAKVPVWKRLFCCHP; encoded by the exons ATGGAGCATTTTGAGGCCTTAG TGAAGATGTTTGATCTTCAGCGGGCCCTTGAATCAGGCGCCACTGAGCAGCAGGTGCTGGAGAAAGTGGTGGCTTTCTCCGACGTGGCCGACCCAGAAGACTTCTTTTTGTGGGGTGTCGGTTTCTTGAGAAGAGACCACGAG GTAGCCCATGAGGCCGTCCTGCAGGCCATGGGAAAGGTGCTGACCAGCCACATTGAAGCCATCAGCCCCTCCACAGCCGGGAAGGCATTCGCTGTGGTTTCTGAGAAATTGGGCAGGGATGCG AACGAGCCTCCGGAGAGGCGGCAGGCAGCCAGCGACATCCTGCTGGTGCTGGGGTCCCGGTTTCTCGAGGAGGTCTTGGCAGCTCTGGACATTTTGTTGAGGGCAGATGTGGATGCAGACCCCATGTTGCTGACCACTTTGGGACGTCTGTCACGAGCAAATG TGCTCACAGACTTCTCCGAAAGCATTCAGGACTTCTTTTCTGGCCCCAGAGGGAGCTCTGACCCGACCCTGAGGAAGCAGGACTTCTTTCCAATCCTGGACACCGTTTACTCATCTTTTCAGATGTGGAACAGGTTCGAACGGAACCTGCAG GTCCATGATGCGGTAATCAATGCCTTGGCTTCCCTGACGCCGCTGCTGAGCCCTGCGACTCTCCGGGCCAACCTAAGGGGGCTGATCGACACCACAGTGGTGATGTACAGACAGAGGTCCGACGGTGAAGCTCTGGTCAAG AACGTGCGCTGCATCATCCTGGCGGCCTTGGGCACGGACCGGAAAATAATCCGCCCCTCTGTGTTCCCCCTGCTAAGGAGCCTGCACCAGGAG ATCCGCGCCCGTCGGGAGAGCCGGCTGCCTGTGGACGCGGTCCTGAGCGTCGTCACACTTCTCG CCACCGCCTTCCCAAAGTTGGTCGCCAGTCTGCTTATACAGTTACTGAAGTGCACCAGTGAGCCGAGCCGGGCCGCAGCTGGGGTGATTCTGGCACACCTCCTCAGCGCCGCAG GGAACACCCAGCCCATTCCAGGCCAGCCCTCCTTCCCCCGGGACAGCAGCTCCGCCTGCTTTCGTGTCCTGCAGGCCGGTCGAGCCAAGCTGACGAAGCAG GTCCCTGAGATCTTGGATGCTCTGCAAACCTGCCTGCCCCACCTGGCTGACCGGCAGCTGAGAGTGGTCGCCCGCCTCGTGTCTCACTGCCCGGAGGAGCTCGTCGAGACGTTGCTGAACCGAGCCCTGCCGCTGGACCGAGCCCTGCCGCTGGACCG CTCCATCTGTGCGCTATGGAGGGCCTTGAGTTCAGACAGCAAGTTGTCCCGCAAGCTGCTGGCGTTCCTCTTGGGAAAGCTTAGCGCCTCACCTGCTGGGCGCCAGACCCTGGCT GTGATTACTGCTGTGCAAGAGTTGCTGGCCGCCCCAGAGCAGAAGAGGCCCTTTCAGAGGGTCTTTCCCCGACTCTTTGGCACCCTACTTCTCCGGATGGGCCTCAGTGAGGACATCAGAGAGACCATGCTGGCCGTGCGGGCCTTGGTGCTACAGGCCCAGCTGGGGACGGTGTCGGAGCAGTTGGAGCAGGAAGAGGCCTGGGCGGAGCTGCCAAGCGCCGAGAGCCACACTGAAGGGGTCCGTCTCCTGGCCAG GGCCATGGCTCAGCACGGCGGCTCGCATCTCCCCGGCATCGTTAAGGTCCTCGTCCCTTTCCTGAGCTCTGACCAGGAGCAGCACAGAGTCGCGTTGACGGCTTTCTTCTCTGAG CTGCTGTGCGGCTCAGAGAAACATTTGAGGGCCATGCTGCTTAAGAACTTGAAGCTCCGAGCCCAGGACCCTTCTGTGCCTGTGAGGTTGCAGCTATTCCAGGGCCTGCAGAGAGCCACGGCCACCCAG GTGGAAGAACGGAGCCGGGAGCTGCTGGCCTTCCTCGGCTCGGGCCTGCAGGACGCAGACGTGGCGGACAGGCAGGTGGTCCTGGGAGCTCTGTCCGCCCTCTCGCAGCTCTTGCCCAACCTAAGACGGGACGGCGTCTGCCGGGATGTCCTTGCAGACGTCCTGCTTAGGGTCACTGCGCTCTGGGAAAGA GAGGACGAGGCGCTGCGCTGCGCCGGCGCCACCATGCTGGGGGAATTGTGCCGGTGCCAGGCAGTGACGGCCCACATCAGAGAGGAACTGCAGGAGGCGCTGGTGCGTCTGGTGTTGCACCTCCCAGACTCCAGTCCAAAGGTGTGCAAG ACCTACCACCTGACCCTCAACAACACTGGGTCAGTGCCAGAACTCGGCACCATCAGCAGACTGATctacaagaacaagcaggagcaGGGTTTGGACTTTCGTACCTTCCTGGATGACCTTGCATTCTGG GCGTCTAATTTCCCAGAGGCCCTGGGCTGGTCCTTCAGCTGCGCCCTGGACTGCCTGAGCAGCCGCTTTCCTGGAGTCAGAGCCTGCGCTGCCATCTTTACAG AGTGCCTGATTAAAAACGCCCCGCAGTCCCTCCTCAGTCGTCGATGGATGGATCAGAGCATCGCAG CTCTGACGCGGGCCCTTCAGGAGGAGAGCGACGCACAGGCAAGGAGCTGCGCCTCTCAGGCCCTGGAGTACTGCACTGCCTCCCAGCGCCAGAGGCCTGCGAAGGTGCCTGTGTGGAAGAGGCTCTTCTGCTGCCACCCATGA
- the LOC136721594 gene encoding uncharacterized protein LOC136721594 isoform X5 has protein sequence MEHFEALVKMFDLQRALESGATEQQVLEKVVAFSDVADPEDFFLWGVGFLRRDHEVAHEAVLQAMGKVLTSHIEAISPSTAGKAFAVVSEKLGRDANEPPERRQAASDILLVLGSRFLEEVLAALDILLRADVDADPMLLTTLGRLSRANVSGMVPHLRDIIQSLMPLLNGVTESEVRMALCSVLTDFSESIQDFFSGPRGSSDPTLRKQDFFPILDTVYSSFQMWNRFERNLQVHDAVINALASLTPLLSPATLRANLRGLIDTTVVMYRQRSDGEALVKNVRCIILAALGTDRKIIRPSVFPLLRSLHQEIRARRESRLPVDAVLSVVTLLATAFPKLVASLLIQLLKCTSEPSRAAAGVILAHLLSAAGNTQPIPGQPSFPRDSSSACFRVLQAGRAKLTKQVPEILDALQTCLPHLADRQLRVVARLVSHCPEELVETLLNRALPLDRALPLDRSICALWRALSSDSKLSRKLLAFLLGKLSASPAGRQTLAVITAVQELLAAPEQKRPFQRVFPRLFGTLLLRMGLSEDIRETMLAVRALVLQAQLGTVSEQLEQEEAWAELPSAESHTEGVRLLARAMAQHGGSHLPGIVKVLVPFLSSDQEQHRVALTAFFSELLCGSEKHLRAMLLKNLKLRAQDPSVPVRLQLFQGLQRATATQEDEALRCAGATMLGELCRCQAVTAHIREELQEALVRLVLHLPDSSPKVCKTYHLTLNNTGSVPELGTISRLIYKNKQEQGLDFRTFLDDLAFWASNFPEALGWSFSCALDCLSSRFPGVRACAAIFTECLIKNAPQSLLSRRWMDQSIAALTRALQEESDAQARSCASQALEYCTASQRQRPAKVPVWKRLFCCHP, from the exons ATGGAGCATTTTGAGGCCTTAG TGAAGATGTTTGATCTTCAGCGGGCCCTTGAATCAGGCGCCACTGAGCAGCAGGTGCTGGAGAAAGTGGTGGCTTTCTCCGACGTGGCCGACCCAGAAGACTTCTTTTTGTGGGGTGTCGGTTTCTTGAGAAGAGACCACGAG GTAGCCCATGAGGCCGTCCTGCAGGCCATGGGAAAGGTGCTGACCAGCCACATTGAAGCCATCAGCCCCTCCACAGCCGGGAAGGCATTCGCTGTGGTTTCTGAGAAATTGGGCAGGGATGCG AACGAGCCTCCGGAGAGGCGGCAGGCAGCCAGCGACATCCTGCTGGTGCTGGGGTCCCGGTTTCTCGAGGAGGTCTTGGCAGCTCTGGACATTTTGTTGAGGGCAGATGTGGATGCAGACCCCATGTTGCTGACCACTTTGGGACGTCTGTCACGAGCAAATG tgtctggAATGGTGCCCCATCTCAGGGACATTATCCAGAGCCTGATGCCCCTGCTGAACGGGGTCACCGAGTCTGAGGTCAGGATGGCGCTGTGCTCAG TGCTCACAGACTTCTCCGAAAGCATTCAGGACTTCTTTTCTGGCCCCAGAGGGAGCTCTGACCCGACCCTGAGGAAGCAGGACTTCTTTCCAATCCTGGACACCGTTTACTCATCTTTTCAGATGTGGAACAGGTTCGAACGGAACCTGCAG GTCCATGATGCGGTAATCAATGCCTTGGCTTCCCTGACGCCGCTGCTGAGCCCTGCGACTCTCCGGGCCAACCTAAGGGGGCTGATCGACACCACAGTGGTGATGTACAGACAGAGGTCCGACGGTGAAGCTCTGGTCAAG AACGTGCGCTGCATCATCCTGGCGGCCTTGGGCACGGACCGGAAAATAATCCGCCCCTCTGTGTTCCCCCTGCTAAGGAGCCTGCACCAGGAG ATCCGCGCCCGTCGGGAGAGCCGGCTGCCTGTGGACGCGGTCCTGAGCGTCGTCACACTTCTCG CCACCGCCTTCCCAAAGTTGGTCGCCAGTCTGCTTATACAGTTACTGAAGTGCACCAGTGAGCCGAGCCGGGCCGCAGCTGGGGTGATTCTGGCACACCTCCTCAGCGCCGCAG GGAACACCCAGCCCATTCCAGGCCAGCCCTCCTTCCCCCGGGACAGCAGCTCCGCCTGCTTTCGTGTCCTGCAGGCCGGTCGAGCCAAGCTGACGAAGCAG GTCCCTGAGATCTTGGATGCTCTGCAAACCTGCCTGCCCCACCTGGCTGACCGGCAGCTGAGAGTGGTCGCCCGCCTCGTGTCTCACTGCCCGGAGGAGCTCGTCGAGACGTTGCTGAACCGAGCCCTGCCGCTGGACCGAGCCCTGCCGCTGGACCG CTCCATCTGTGCGCTATGGAGGGCCTTGAGTTCAGACAGCAAGTTGTCCCGCAAGCTGCTGGCGTTCCTCTTGGGAAAGCTTAGCGCCTCACCTGCTGGGCGCCAGACCCTGGCT GTGATTACTGCTGTGCAAGAGTTGCTGGCCGCCCCAGAGCAGAAGAGGCCCTTTCAGAGGGTCTTTCCCCGACTCTTTGGCACCCTACTTCTCCGGATGGGCCTCAGTGAGGACATCAGAGAGACCATGCTGGCCGTGCGGGCCTTGGTGCTACAGGCCCAGCTGGGGACGGTGTCGGAGCAGTTGGAGCAGGAAGAGGCCTGGGCGGAGCTGCCAAGCGCCGAGAGCCACACTGAAGGGGTCCGTCTCCTGGCCAG GGCCATGGCTCAGCACGGCGGCTCGCATCTCCCCGGCATCGTTAAGGTCCTCGTCCCTTTCCTGAGCTCTGACCAGGAGCAGCACAGAGTCGCGTTGACGGCTTTCTTCTCTGAG CTGCTGTGCGGCTCAGAGAAACATTTGAGGGCCATGCTGCTTAAGAACTTGAAGCTCCGAGCCCAGGACCCTTCTGTGCCTGTGAGGTTGCAGCTATTCCAGGGCCTGCAGAGAGCCACGGCCACCCAG GAGGACGAGGCGCTGCGCTGCGCCGGCGCCACCATGCTGGGGGAATTGTGCCGGTGCCAGGCAGTGACGGCCCACATCAGAGAGGAACTGCAGGAGGCGCTGGTGCGTCTGGTGTTGCACCTCCCAGACTCCAGTCCAAAGGTGTGCAAG ACCTACCACCTGACCCTCAACAACACTGGGTCAGTGCCAGAACTCGGCACCATCAGCAGACTGATctacaagaacaagcaggagcaGGGTTTGGACTTTCGTACCTTCCTGGATGACCTTGCATTCTGG GCGTCTAATTTCCCAGAGGCCCTGGGCTGGTCCTTCAGCTGCGCCCTGGACTGCCTGAGCAGCCGCTTTCCTGGAGTCAGAGCCTGCGCTGCCATCTTTACAG AGTGCCTGATTAAAAACGCCCCGCAGTCCCTCCTCAGTCGTCGATGGATGGATCAGAGCATCGCAG CTCTGACGCGGGCCCTTCAGGAGGAGAGCGACGCACAGGCAAGGAGCTGCGCCTCTCAGGCCCTGGAGTACTGCACTGCCTCCCAGCGCCAGAGGCCTGCGAAGGTGCCTGTGTGGAAGAGGCTCTTCTGCTGCCACCCATGA
- the LOC136721594 gene encoding maestro heat-like repeat-containing protein family member 1 isoform X3, which yields MEHFEALVKMFDLQRALESGATEQQVLEKVVAFSDVADPEDFFLWGVGFLRRDHEVAHEAVLQAMGKVLTSHIEAISPSTAGKAFAVVSEKLGRDANEPPERRQAASDILLVLGSRFLEEVLAALDILLRADVDADPMLLTTLGRLSRANVSGMVPHLRDIIQSLMPLLNGVTESEVRMALCSVLTDFSESIQDFFSGPRGSSDPTLRKQDFFPILDTVYSSFQMWNRFERNLQVHDAVINALASLTPLLSPATLRANLRGLIDTTVVMYRQRSDGEALVKNVRCIILAALGTDRKIIRPSVFPLLRSLHQEIRARRESRLPVDAVLSVVTLLATAFPKLVASLLIQLLKCTSEPSRAAAGVILAHLLSAAGNTQPIPGQPSFPRDSSSACFRVLQAGRAKLTKQVPEILDALQTCLPHLADRQLRVVARLVSHCPEELVETLLNRALPLDRALPLDRSICALWRALSSDSKLSRKLLAFLLGKLSASPAGRQTLAVITAVQELLAAPEQKRPFQRVFPRLFGTLLLRMGLSEDIRETMLAVRALVLQAQLGTVSEQLEQEEAWAELPSAESHTEGVRLLARAMAQHGGSHLPGIVKVLVPFLSSDQEQHRVALTAFFSELLCGSEKHLRAMLLKNLKLRAQDPSVPVRLQLFQGLQRATATQVEERSRELLAFLGSGLQDADVADRQVVLGALSALSQLLPNLRRDGVCRDVLADVLLRVTALWEREDEALRCAGATMLGELCRCQAVTAHIREELQEALVRLVLHLPDSSPKVCKTYHLTLNNTGSVPELGTISRLIYKNKQEQGLDFRTFLDDLAFWRMPSLLARRDSMDRGDTDFHHDSCSHTMRKDAVCLRFRAAEAAQACSGCDSGPQYSSSQTHPV from the exons ATGGAGCATTTTGAGGCCTTAG TGAAGATGTTTGATCTTCAGCGGGCCCTTGAATCAGGCGCCACTGAGCAGCAGGTGCTGGAGAAAGTGGTGGCTTTCTCCGACGTGGCCGACCCAGAAGACTTCTTTTTGTGGGGTGTCGGTTTCTTGAGAAGAGACCACGAG GTAGCCCATGAGGCCGTCCTGCAGGCCATGGGAAAGGTGCTGACCAGCCACATTGAAGCCATCAGCCCCTCCACAGCCGGGAAGGCATTCGCTGTGGTTTCTGAGAAATTGGGCAGGGATGCG AACGAGCCTCCGGAGAGGCGGCAGGCAGCCAGCGACATCCTGCTGGTGCTGGGGTCCCGGTTTCTCGAGGAGGTCTTGGCAGCTCTGGACATTTTGTTGAGGGCAGATGTGGATGCAGACCCCATGTTGCTGACCACTTTGGGACGTCTGTCACGAGCAAATG tgtctggAATGGTGCCCCATCTCAGGGACATTATCCAGAGCCTGATGCCCCTGCTGAACGGGGTCACCGAGTCTGAGGTCAGGATGGCGCTGTGCTCAG TGCTCACAGACTTCTCCGAAAGCATTCAGGACTTCTTTTCTGGCCCCAGAGGGAGCTCTGACCCGACCCTGAGGAAGCAGGACTTCTTTCCAATCCTGGACACCGTTTACTCATCTTTTCAGATGTGGAACAGGTTCGAACGGAACCTGCAG GTCCATGATGCGGTAATCAATGCCTTGGCTTCCCTGACGCCGCTGCTGAGCCCTGCGACTCTCCGGGCCAACCTAAGGGGGCTGATCGACACCACAGTGGTGATGTACAGACAGAGGTCCGACGGTGAAGCTCTGGTCAAG AACGTGCGCTGCATCATCCTGGCGGCCTTGGGCACGGACCGGAAAATAATCCGCCCCTCTGTGTTCCCCCTGCTAAGGAGCCTGCACCAGGAG ATCCGCGCCCGTCGGGAGAGCCGGCTGCCTGTGGACGCGGTCCTGAGCGTCGTCACACTTCTCG CCACCGCCTTCCCAAAGTTGGTCGCCAGTCTGCTTATACAGTTACTGAAGTGCACCAGTGAGCCGAGCCGGGCCGCAGCTGGGGTGATTCTGGCACACCTCCTCAGCGCCGCAG GGAACACCCAGCCCATTCCAGGCCAGCCCTCCTTCCCCCGGGACAGCAGCTCCGCCTGCTTTCGTGTCCTGCAGGCCGGTCGAGCCAAGCTGACGAAGCAG GTCCCTGAGATCTTGGATGCTCTGCAAACCTGCCTGCCCCACCTGGCTGACCGGCAGCTGAGAGTGGTCGCCCGCCTCGTGTCTCACTGCCCGGAGGAGCTCGTCGAGACGTTGCTGAACCGAGCCCTGCCGCTGGACCGAGCCCTGCCGCTGGACCG CTCCATCTGTGCGCTATGGAGGGCCTTGAGTTCAGACAGCAAGTTGTCCCGCAAGCTGCTGGCGTTCCTCTTGGGAAAGCTTAGCGCCTCACCTGCTGGGCGCCAGACCCTGGCT GTGATTACTGCTGTGCAAGAGTTGCTGGCCGCCCCAGAGCAGAAGAGGCCCTTTCAGAGGGTCTTTCCCCGACTCTTTGGCACCCTACTTCTCCGGATGGGCCTCAGTGAGGACATCAGAGAGACCATGCTGGCCGTGCGGGCCTTGGTGCTACAGGCCCAGCTGGGGACGGTGTCGGAGCAGTTGGAGCAGGAAGAGGCCTGGGCGGAGCTGCCAAGCGCCGAGAGCCACACTGAAGGGGTCCGTCTCCTGGCCAG GGCCATGGCTCAGCACGGCGGCTCGCATCTCCCCGGCATCGTTAAGGTCCTCGTCCCTTTCCTGAGCTCTGACCAGGAGCAGCACAGAGTCGCGTTGACGGCTTTCTTCTCTGAG CTGCTGTGCGGCTCAGAGAAACATTTGAGGGCCATGCTGCTTAAGAACTTGAAGCTCCGAGCCCAGGACCCTTCTGTGCCTGTGAGGTTGCAGCTATTCCAGGGCCTGCAGAGAGCCACGGCCACCCAG GTGGAAGAACGGAGCCGGGAGCTGCTGGCCTTCCTCGGCTCGGGCCTGCAGGACGCAGACGTGGCGGACAGGCAGGTGGTCCTGGGAGCTCTGTCCGCCCTCTCGCAGCTCTTGCCCAACCTAAGACGGGACGGCGTCTGCCGGGATGTCCTTGCAGACGTCCTGCTTAGGGTCACTGCGCTCTGGGAAAGA GAGGACGAGGCGCTGCGCTGCGCCGGCGCCACCATGCTGGGGGAATTGTGCCGGTGCCAGGCAGTGACGGCCCACATCAGAGAGGAACTGCAGGAGGCGCTGGTGCGTCTGGTGTTGCACCTCCCAGACTCCAGTCCAAAGGTGTGCAAG ACCTACCACCTGACCCTCAACAACACTGGGTCAGTGCCAGAACTCGGCACCATCAGCAGACTGATctacaagaacaagcaggagcaGGGTTTGGACTTTCGTACCTTCCTGGATGACCTTGCATTCTGG AGAATGCCATCCCTGCTCGCCCGTCGGGACAGCATGGACAGGGGTGACACTGATTTTCATCACGACTCCTGTTCTCACACCATGCGGAAAGACGCTGTGTGTCTCCGTTTCAGAGCTGCAGAGGCTGCGCAGGCATGCAG TGGATGTGACTCTGGACCCCAATACAGCTCATCCCAAACTCATCCTGTCTGA
- the LOC136721594 gene encoding uncharacterized protein LOC136721594 isoform X6 — MEHFEALVKMFDLQRALESGATEQQVLEKVVAFSDVADPEDFFLWGVGFLRRDHEVAHEAVLQAMGKVLTSHIEAISPSTAGKAFAVVSEKLGRDANEPPERRQAASDILLVLGSRFLEEVLAALDILLRADVDADPMLLTTLGRLSRANVSGMVPHLRDIIQSLMPLLNGVTESEVRMALCSVLTDFSESIQDFFSGPRGSSDPTLRKQDFFPILDTVYSSFQMWNRFERNLQVHDAVINALASLTPLLSPATLRANLRGLIDTTVVMYRQRSDGEALVKNVRCIILAALGTDRKIIRPSVFPLLRSLHQEIRARRESRLPVDAVLSVVTLLATAFPKLVASLLIQLLKCTSEPSRAAAGVILAHLLSAAGNTQPIPGQPSFPRDSSSACFRVLQAGRAKLTKQVPEILDALQTCLPHLADRQLRVVARLVSHCPEELVETLLNRALPLDRALPLDRSICALWRALSSDSKLSRKLLAFLLGKLSASPAGRQTLAVITAVQELLAAPEQKRPFQRVFPRLFGTLLLRMGLSEDIRETMLAVRALVLQAQLGTVSEQLEQEEAWAELPSAESHTEGVRLLARAMAQHGGSHLPGIVKVLVPFLSSDQEQHRVALTAFFSEEDEALRCAGATMLGELCRCQAVTAHIREELQEALVRLVLHLPDSSPKVCKTYHLTLNNTGSVPELGTISRLIYKNKQEQGLDFRTFLDDLAFWASNFPEALGWSFSCALDCLSSRFPGVRACAAIFTECLIKNAPQSLLSRRWMDQSIAALTRALQEESDAQARSCASQALEYCTASQRQRPAKVPVWKRLFCCHP, encoded by the exons ATGGAGCATTTTGAGGCCTTAG TGAAGATGTTTGATCTTCAGCGGGCCCTTGAATCAGGCGCCACTGAGCAGCAGGTGCTGGAGAAAGTGGTGGCTTTCTCCGACGTGGCCGACCCAGAAGACTTCTTTTTGTGGGGTGTCGGTTTCTTGAGAAGAGACCACGAG GTAGCCCATGAGGCCGTCCTGCAGGCCATGGGAAAGGTGCTGACCAGCCACATTGAAGCCATCAGCCCCTCCACAGCCGGGAAGGCATTCGCTGTGGTTTCTGAGAAATTGGGCAGGGATGCG AACGAGCCTCCGGAGAGGCGGCAGGCAGCCAGCGACATCCTGCTGGTGCTGGGGTCCCGGTTTCTCGAGGAGGTCTTGGCAGCTCTGGACATTTTGTTGAGGGCAGATGTGGATGCAGACCCCATGTTGCTGACCACTTTGGGACGTCTGTCACGAGCAAATG tgtctggAATGGTGCCCCATCTCAGGGACATTATCCAGAGCCTGATGCCCCTGCTGAACGGGGTCACCGAGTCTGAGGTCAGGATGGCGCTGTGCTCAG TGCTCACAGACTTCTCCGAAAGCATTCAGGACTTCTTTTCTGGCCCCAGAGGGAGCTCTGACCCGACCCTGAGGAAGCAGGACTTCTTTCCAATCCTGGACACCGTTTACTCATCTTTTCAGATGTGGAACAGGTTCGAACGGAACCTGCAG GTCCATGATGCGGTAATCAATGCCTTGGCTTCCCTGACGCCGCTGCTGAGCCCTGCGACTCTCCGGGCCAACCTAAGGGGGCTGATCGACACCACAGTGGTGATGTACAGACAGAGGTCCGACGGTGAAGCTCTGGTCAAG AACGTGCGCTGCATCATCCTGGCGGCCTTGGGCACGGACCGGAAAATAATCCGCCCCTCTGTGTTCCCCCTGCTAAGGAGCCTGCACCAGGAG ATCCGCGCCCGTCGGGAGAGCCGGCTGCCTGTGGACGCGGTCCTGAGCGTCGTCACACTTCTCG CCACCGCCTTCCCAAAGTTGGTCGCCAGTCTGCTTATACAGTTACTGAAGTGCACCAGTGAGCCGAGCCGGGCCGCAGCTGGGGTGATTCTGGCACACCTCCTCAGCGCCGCAG GGAACACCCAGCCCATTCCAGGCCAGCCCTCCTTCCCCCGGGACAGCAGCTCCGCCTGCTTTCGTGTCCTGCAGGCCGGTCGAGCCAAGCTGACGAAGCAG GTCCCTGAGATCTTGGATGCTCTGCAAACCTGCCTGCCCCACCTGGCTGACCGGCAGCTGAGAGTGGTCGCCCGCCTCGTGTCTCACTGCCCGGAGGAGCTCGTCGAGACGTTGCTGAACCGAGCCCTGCCGCTGGACCGAGCCCTGCCGCTGGACCG CTCCATCTGTGCGCTATGGAGGGCCTTGAGTTCAGACAGCAAGTTGTCCCGCAAGCTGCTGGCGTTCCTCTTGGGAAAGCTTAGCGCCTCACCTGCTGGGCGCCAGACCCTGGCT GTGATTACTGCTGTGCAAGAGTTGCTGGCCGCCCCAGAGCAGAAGAGGCCCTTTCAGAGGGTCTTTCCCCGACTCTTTGGCACCCTACTTCTCCGGATGGGCCTCAGTGAGGACATCAGAGAGACCATGCTGGCCGTGCGGGCCTTGGTGCTACAGGCCCAGCTGGGGACGGTGTCGGAGCAGTTGGAGCAGGAAGAGGCCTGGGCGGAGCTGCCAAGCGCCGAGAGCCACACTGAAGGGGTCCGTCTCCTGGCCAG GGCCATGGCTCAGCACGGCGGCTCGCATCTCCCCGGCATCGTTAAGGTCCTCGTCCCTTTCCTGAGCTCTGACCAGGAGCAGCACAGAGTCGCGTTGACGGCTTTCTTCTCTGAG GAGGACGAGGCGCTGCGCTGCGCCGGCGCCACCATGCTGGGGGAATTGTGCCGGTGCCAGGCAGTGACGGCCCACATCAGAGAGGAACTGCAGGAGGCGCTGGTGCGTCTGGTGTTGCACCTCCCAGACTCCAGTCCAAAGGTGTGCAAG ACCTACCACCTGACCCTCAACAACACTGGGTCAGTGCCAGAACTCGGCACCATCAGCAGACTGATctacaagaacaagcaggagcaGGGTTTGGACTTTCGTACCTTCCTGGATGACCTTGCATTCTGG GCGTCTAATTTCCCAGAGGCCCTGGGCTGGTCCTTCAGCTGCGCCCTGGACTGCCTGAGCAGCCGCTTTCCTGGAGTCAGAGCCTGCGCTGCCATCTTTACAG AGTGCCTGATTAAAAACGCCCCGCAGTCCCTCCTCAGTCGTCGATGGATGGATCAGAGCATCGCAG CTCTGACGCGGGCCCTTCAGGAGGAGAGCGACGCACAGGCAAGGAGCTGCGCCTCTCAGGCCCTGGAGTACTGCACTGCCTCCCAGCGCCAGAGGCCTGCGAAGGTGCCTGTGTGGAAGAGGCTCTTCTGCTGCCACCCATGA